The following are encoded together in the Candidatus Methylomirabilota bacterium genome:
- a CDS encoding ABC transporter ATP-binding protein, translating to MTQDETVIRVSEVRMEGVGKRYGAAWAVKDVSISIRPGEFYTLLGPSGCGKTTLLRMLAGFVQPDLGRIFVDDEPIDSVPPWKRNLGMVFQHYALWPHMSVFENVAFGLRERRVSGAELDRKVKAALQQVGLEGFETRRPTQLSGGQQQRVALARTLIVQPRLLLLDEPLSNLDAQLRSQMRLELARLHRDVGITTLYVTHDQAEALSLSTRIAVLSDGALVQEGRPEEIYWKPRNAFVAEFVGAANLVPVSVVELREMGVVVQTRGGARLPVSSGAHAWSVGDRALLCLRPEALRVEEGERSAGGIPGTVAAHVFEGSRQLYDVTIPGGTIRVEMITSALVGRSFKLGDQVRVEVSPETSVLLPDEGAAA from the coding sequence GTGACGCAAGACGAAACGGTGATCCGGGTGTCCGAGGTGCGCATGGAAGGGGTGGGCAAGCGCTACGGCGCCGCCTGGGCCGTGAAAGACGTGTCCATCTCTATACGCCCCGGCGAGTTCTACACCCTGCTGGGCCCGTCGGGCTGCGGCAAGACCACGCTCCTGCGCATGCTCGCGGGCTTCGTCCAGCCCGACCTGGGGCGCATCTTCGTGGACGACGAGCCGATCGACTCCGTGCCGCCGTGGAAGCGCAACCTGGGCATGGTCTTCCAGCACTACGCGCTGTGGCCGCACATGAGCGTCTTCGAGAACGTCGCCTTCGGGCTGCGCGAGCGCCGGGTCTCCGGGGCCGAGCTCGACCGCAAGGTCAAGGCCGCGCTTCAGCAGGTGGGGCTCGAGGGCTTCGAGACGAGACGGCCGACGCAGCTCTCTGGGGGGCAGCAGCAGCGCGTGGCGCTCGCGCGCACGCTGATCGTCCAGCCGCGCCTCCTCCTGCTCGACGAGCCGTTGTCGAACCTCGACGCCCAGCTCCGCTCCCAGATGCGGCTCGAGCTGGCGAGACTCCACCGCGACGTCGGCATCACGACGCTGTACGTCACCCACGACCAGGCCGAGGCGCTGTCGCTCTCCACCCGGATCGCGGTGCTCTCGGACGGCGCCCTCGTGCAGGAGGGGCGGCCCGAGGAGATCTACTGGAAGCCGCGGAACGCGTTCGTGGCCGAGTTCGTCGGCGCCGCGAACCTCGTGCCGGTGAGCGTGGTCGAGCTGCGCGAGATGGGCGTGGTCGTCCAGACCCGAGGCGGCGCGCGCCTGCCCGTGTCGTCGGGTGCGCACGCCTGGTCGGTGGGGGACCGGGCGCTCCTCTGCCTGAGGCCCGAGGCGCTTCGCGTCGAGGAGGGGGAGCGGTCGGCCGGCGGCATCCCGGGGACGGTGGCCGCCCACGTCTTCGAGGGCTCGCGCCAGCTCTACGACGTGACGATCCCCGGGGGCACGATCAGGGTCGAGATGATCACCTCGGCCCTCGTCGGGCGGAGCTTCAAGCTGGGCGACCAGGTCAGGGTAGAGGTTTCGCCCGAGACGTCCGTCCTGCTCCCTGACGAGGGGGCCGCGGCATGA
- a CDS encoding ABC transporter ATP-binding protein: MSTLLRLDGIQVGYGDMTAVHEASLEVREGETVALIGGNGAGKTTTLRAVSGLLPLRSGSIEFAGERLDGLGPADVVARGIAHVPEGRQLFPTMTVRENLELGARSVEARRRRAETLAWVFDLFPRLSERQRQVAGTLSGGEQQMCAIGRGLMAKPRLLMLDEPSLGLAPVVVRTIFEDLQRINRAGLTILLVEQNVLRALELCHRGYVLENGRIALEGPREALLASPHIKQAYLGL; encoded by the coding sequence ATGTCCACCCTGCTGCGCCTTGACGGGATCCAGGTCGGGTACGGGGACATGACGGCCGTCCACGAGGCCTCGCTCGAGGTGCGTGAAGGCGAGACGGTGGCGCTCATCGGCGGCAACGGGGCGGGGAAGACGACGACACTCCGCGCCGTCTCCGGCCTGCTGCCGCTCCGCAGCGGGAGCATCGAGTTCGCCGGCGAGCGCCTCGACGGTCTCGGTCCCGCAGACGTCGTCGCGCGCGGCATCGCGCACGTGCCCGAGGGCCGCCAGCTCTTCCCCACGATGACGGTGAGAGAGAACCTCGAGCTGGGCGCCAGGTCGGTCGAAGCGCGCCGGCGCCGGGCCGAGACGCTCGCGTGGGTCTTCGATCTCTTCCCGCGCCTCTCGGAGCGGCAGAGGCAGGTGGCGGGCACGCTGTCGGGCGGCGAGCAGCAGATGTGCGCCATCGGCCGCGGGCTCATGGCGAAGCCGCGTCTTCTGATGCTGGATGAGCCCAGCCTGGGTCTGGCCCCCGTCGTGGTGCGAACGATCTTCGAGGACCTCCAGCGCATCAACCGGGCGGGGTTGACGATTCTGCTGGTGGAGCAGAACGTCCTGCGCGCGCTCGAGCTCTGCCACCGCGGCTATGTCCTCGAGAACGGGCGCATCGCGCTCGAAGGCCCGCGCGAGGCCCTGCTCGCGAGCCCCCACATCAAACAGGCCTACCTCGGCCTCTAG
- a CDS encoding 3-hydroxybutyryl-CoA dehydrogenase, translating into MAIKQVGVIGCGLMGSGIAQVSAQAGFPTVVIEANQAFLDKGLGGMRKSLEGLVAKAKMEERVKDETLGRLKGSTQLEDLKDCDLVIEAITENQPLKNETFARLDAICRPHALLASNTSSCNVTAMAAATKRPGQVLGLHFFNPVPLMKLVEVVQSILTDPATVAAAYEWVQAVGKVPVKTKDSTAFIVNRLLVPYLLDAIRVYEGGLATLEDVDQAMKLGCGYPMGPFTLLDLVGLDTTMFVAEVMFEEFREARYAPPPLLKRMVMAGRLGRKTGRGFYDYSRK; encoded by the coding sequence ATGGCCATCAAGCAGGTCGGTGTGATCGGTTGCGGGCTCATGGGTTCCGGCATCGCGCAGGTGTCGGCGCAGGCCGGCTTTCCGACCGTGGTGATCGAGGCGAACCAGGCTTTCCTCGACAAGGGGCTCGGCGGGATGCGCAAAAGCCTCGAGGGGCTGGTCGCCAAGGCCAAGATGGAGGAACGGGTCAAGGACGAGACGCTGGGGCGTCTCAAGGGCTCGACGCAGCTTGAAGACCTCAAGGACTGCGACCTCGTCATCGAGGCCATCACCGAAAACCAGCCGCTGAAGAACGAGACCTTCGCCAGGCTCGACGCCATTTGCCGGCCCCACGCGCTGCTGGCGTCGAACACCTCCTCCTGCAACGTCACCGCGATGGCCGCCGCCACGAAGCGCCCGGGGCAGGTGCTGGGACTGCACTTCTTCAATCCGGTGCCGCTCATGAAGCTCGTGGAGGTCGTGCAGTCCATCCTGACCGACCCCGCGACGGTTGCGGCCGCCTACGAGTGGGTGCAGGCCGTCGGCAAGGTGCCGGTCAAGACCAAGGACTCGACCGCCTTCATCGTCAACCGGCTGCTTGTGCCCTACCTCCTCGACGCCATCCGCGTCTATGAGGGCGGCCTCGCCACGCTCGAGGACGTCGACCAGGCGATGAAGCTCGGCTGCGGATACCCGATGGGGCCGTTCACCCTGCTGGACCTGGTCGGGCTGGACACGACCATGTTCGTCGCCGAGGTGATGTTCGAGGAGTTCCGCGAGGCCAGGTACGCGCCCCCGCCGCTCCTCAAGCGCATGGTGATGGCGGGCAGGCTCGGGCGAAAGACGGGGCGCGGCTTCTACGACTACAGCCGGAAATAA
- a CDS encoding HAD family hydrolase, with protein MIKAVTFDFWETLVRDSPENLRRQRVLRIQALQRVLAGAGSGIGEAEAAEAYDRSEHVLVERFWGRHRDPLIAEQVRLVLETASPGVSRVMTPALFKEALAGYIEPVLHVPPELEPRAAEAVRELASRGIALGIISNTGRTPGVILRRVLERHDLLRHFTAASYSDEVGYRKPDAEIFRRTLAELGIGAGEAAHVGDNPVADVQGAQRVGMRGVHYAAAGRPGAAHADLIVADLGDLASRLMR; from the coding sequence ATGATCAAGGCCGTCACGTTCGACTTCTGGGAAACCCTCGTCCGCGACTCGCCGGAGAATCTGCGCCGGCAGCGCGTCCTTCGCATTCAGGCGCTGCAGCGCGTGCTGGCGGGCGCCGGCAGCGGGATCGGCGAGGCGGAGGCGGCGGAGGCCTACGACCGCTCCGAGCACGTGCTCGTCGAGCGTTTCTGGGGCCGCCACCGCGATCCGCTGATAGCCGAGCAGGTGCGGCTCGTCCTGGAGACGGCGTCGCCGGGCGTCTCCCGAGTCATGACGCCCGCCCTTTTCAAGGAGGCGCTCGCCGGCTACATCGAGCCGGTGCTCCACGTGCCGCCCGAGCTGGAGCCCCGGGCCGCGGAGGCCGTGCGGGAGCTCGCGTCGCGGGGCATCGCGCTGGGCATCATCTCCAATACCGGCCGGACTCCCGGCGTCATCCTGCGCCGGGTCCTCGAGCGGCACGATCTCCTTCGCCACTTCACGGCCGCCTCCTACTCCGACGAGGTCGGCTACCGCAAACCCGACGCCGAGATCTTCCGGCGAACGCTCGCGGAACTTGGTATCGGGGCGGGTGAGGCGGCCCACGTGGGTGACAATCCGGTCGCCGACGTGCAGGGGGCGCAGCGCGTCGGGATGCGCGGCGTCCACTACGCCGCTGCCGGGCGGCCCGGCGCCGCCCACGCCGATCTGATCGTCGCCGACCTCGGCGATCTGGCCTCACGACTGATGCGCTGA
- a CDS encoding rhodanese-like domain-containing protein — translation MSAELTAVELKQRLDQREPLVLLDVRQDWETRLCRLDNALHIPIEEIELRSDELDPAAEIIVYCHQGVRSAAVAEYLRGLGFANVRNLAGGLDAWARTVDPSMRRY, via the coding sequence GTGAGTGCTGAACTGACGGCCGTTGAACTGAAGCAGCGGCTCGATCAGCGCGAGCCCCTCGTGCTCCTCGACGTCCGCCAGGATTGGGAGACGCGGCTCTGCCGGCTCGACAATGCCCTGCATATCCCCATCGAGGAGATCGAGCTGCGCTCGGACGAGCTCGACCCGGCCGCCGAGATCATCGTCTACTGCCACCAGGGCGTGCGCAGCGCCGCCGTCGCCGAATACCTCCGCGGCCTCGGCTTCGCCAATGTTCGGAACCTGGCGGGCGGCCTCGACGCGTGGGCCCGCACCGTCGACCCGTCGATGCGCCGGTACTGA
- a CDS encoding MFS transporter, protein MAKQTFRGDWVLPFSMFFGTFAWSFVFVSLPFYILKMSTVDAAATLRWTGWILGVSSLVTVVTAPFSARFFGERHPKRSYILTQLLQGGGFFLMAMARTLPELFFSRMLLGFMGAVSTFAFIMVGRSGRDVRRGIASIQSGMTLGQVLGPAAGALVAGRIGFRFSFVAAGLMLWACSALVAWGVPYRPVELLPHERPPTASVKEVATVCLLVLAGSTQVFFLTAILPQILPPLGVAPSDMLEVSGFLLLATGAAAAVGAMLAPRVGEIVGDRRTIVWFLAASSLGLAALAAAPDVWSFGVLRFLQVLCIAPVFPLSVAAIAQRASGTAIGIVNSSRIAAAFLGPVIATTLLAWMPPGAVYLVLAGLGLLVVPLLAGLSGPGAYPPGAYPKEARS, encoded by the coding sequence ATGGCTAAGCAAACGTTCCGGGGCGACTGGGTGCTGCCGTTCTCGATGTTCTTCGGCACCTTCGCCTGGTCGTTCGTGTTCGTCAGCCTGCCCTTCTACATCCTGAAGATGTCGACGGTGGACGCGGCGGCGACGCTCCGCTGGACGGGCTGGATCCTCGGCGTCAGCTCGCTCGTGACCGTGGTGACGGCGCCGTTCTCGGCGCGCTTCTTCGGCGAGCGCCACCCGAAGCGATCGTACATTCTCACCCAGCTCCTGCAGGGCGGGGGCTTCTTCCTCATGGCGATGGCTCGCACCCTTCCGGAGCTGTTCTTCTCGCGCATGCTGCTGGGCTTCATGGGCGCCGTGTCGACGTTCGCCTTCATCATGGTGGGGCGCTCCGGCCGCGACGTGCGGCGCGGTATCGCGTCGATCCAGTCCGGCATGACGCTGGGGCAGGTGCTCGGCCCGGCCGCGGGCGCGCTCGTGGCCGGGCGCATCGGCTTCCGGTTTTCGTTCGTGGCGGCGGGCCTCATGCTCTGGGCCTGCTCGGCCCTGGTCGCGTGGGGCGTGCCGTACCGGCCGGTGGAGCTGCTCCCACACGAGCGCCCGCCGACGGCGTCGGTCAAGGAGGTGGCGACGGTCTGCCTCCTGGTCCTCGCGGGCTCGACGCAGGTCTTCTTTCTCACGGCCATCCTGCCGCAGATCCTCCCGCCGCTGGGAGTCGCTCCGTCGGACATGCTCGAGGTGAGCGGGTTCCTGCTCTTGGCCACCGGCGCGGCCGCGGCGGTCGGCGCCATGCTCGCCCCGCGTGTCGGCGAGATCGTGGGCGACCGGCGCACCATTGTGTGGTTCCTTGCGGCCTCGTCGCTCGGGCTGGCGGCGCTGGCCGCCGCCCCCGACGTCTGGAGCTTCGGCGTGCTCCGCTTCCTGCAGGTGCTCTGCATAGCCCCGGTCTTCCCGCTGTCCGTGGCGGCCATCGCCCAGCGGGCGTCGGGGACGGCCATCGGTATCGTGAACTCATCGCGGATCGCGGCCGCGTTCCTGGGCCCGGTCATCGCCACGACCCTCCTCGCCTGGATGCCTCCGGGCGCGGTTTACCTGGTGCTGGCCGGCCTGGGCCTCCTGGTAGTGCCGCTGCTGGCAGGGCTGTCCGGGCCGGGGGCATATCCGCCGGGGGCATATCCAAAGGAGGCACGCTCGTGA
- a CDS encoding ABC transporter ATP-binding protein, translating to MTLLEVSGLSKRFGGLQAVGGLDLSMAQGEMLGMIGPNGAGKTTVFNLLSGFLASDSGEVRFRGRRLHGLKPHEICRLGLARTFQIVRPFPQLSVVENVRIAALTRHPAMGEALDAARAVVERVGLGARQREPAAGLTLADRKRLELARALATEPTLLLLDEVMAGLNATEIDTMVRLVGAINAGGVSVLLIEHNMRAVMSLSHRIVVLSFGEKIAEGPPRAVAADRRVIEAYLGEEYVHPAAP from the coding sequence ATGACCCTGCTCGAGGTCTCGGGCCTCAGCAAGCGCTTCGGGGGTCTCCAGGCCGTCGGCGGCCTCGACCTGTCCATGGCCCAGGGCGAGATGCTCGGGATGATCGGGCCCAACGGGGCGGGGAAGACCACGGTCTTCAACCTGCTTTCGGGTTTCCTTGCGTCCGACTCGGGAGAGGTCCGCTTCCGCGGCCGCCGCCTCCACGGCCTCAAGCCCCACGAGATCTGCCGGCTCGGGCTGGCGCGCACCTTCCAGATCGTCCGGCCGTTCCCGCAGCTCTCCGTCGTCGAGAATGTCAGGATCGCGGCGCTCACCCGGCACCCCGCCATGGGGGAGGCCCTCGATGCGGCGCGGGCCGTCGTGGAGCGCGTCGGGCTCGGCGCGCGGCAGCGCGAGCCCGCCGCGGGGCTGACGCTCGCCGACCGCAAGCGGCTCGAGCTGGCTCGCGCGCTCGCCACAGAACCGACTCTGCTGCTGCTCGATGAAGTCATGGCCGGGCTCAACGCGACCGAGATCGACACCATGGTCCGGCTGGTCGGCGCCATCAACGCGGGCGGGGTGTCCGTGCTGCTCATCGAGCACAACATGCGCGCCGTCATGTCGCTCTCGCACCGCATCGTGGTGCTCTCGTTCGGCGAGAAGATCGCCGAGGGTCCGCCGCGGGCCGTCGCCGCCGACCGCCGGGTCATCGAAGCCTACCTCGGGGAGGAGTATGTCCACCCTGCTGCGCCTTGA
- a CDS encoding branched-chain amino acid ABC transporter permease, with amino-acid sequence MDPTLIGQGLLSGFLFGGVYSLMAVGLTLIFGVMRVVNFAHGDMMVWGMYLAWLLASRAGIDPYGGFVVCAAALFLLGFAVQRGLVDRIVDAPHEMQILLMLGVALVLENAALVAFGPDPTRVRSPLSRSTLWLGPIFVDVTRLLTFGVAMALTAALWLFLSRTDLGRTMRAAADNPYGARVIGADVRRVYAAAFGVGAACVGAAGALVSPILPFQPTSGLGLSVTSFNIVIIGGMGSLPGAFAGGILVSVAESMGAVFLSPSMKELVSFGLLIAILLFRPAGLFGKTTA; translated from the coding sequence GTGGATCCGACCCTCATCGGACAGGGCCTGCTCAGCGGCTTCCTCTTCGGCGGTGTCTACAGCCTGATGGCCGTCGGGCTCACCCTGATCTTCGGGGTGATGCGCGTCGTCAACTTCGCCCACGGCGACATGATGGTCTGGGGCATGTACCTCGCCTGGCTGCTCGCCTCCCGCGCTGGGATCGACCCCTACGGGGGCTTCGTCGTCTGCGCCGCGGCGCTCTTCCTTCTCGGGTTCGCGGTCCAGCGGGGACTCGTCGACCGCATCGTGGACGCGCCGCACGAGATGCAGATCCTCCTGATGCTCGGCGTCGCCCTCGTCCTCGAGAACGCCGCGCTGGTCGCCTTCGGTCCCGACCCGACGCGCGTGCGTTCACCGCTCAGCCGGTCCACCCTGTGGCTCGGCCCCATCTTCGTCGACGTGACCCGCCTGCTGACCTTCGGCGTCGCGATGGCGCTCACGGCCGCGCTGTGGCTGTTTCTCTCGCGCACCGACCTCGGCCGGACCATGCGCGCCGCCGCCGACAACCCGTACGGCGCCCGCGTCATCGGGGCGGACGTGCGCCGTGTCTACGCCGCCGCGTTCGGCGTCGGCGCCGCCTGCGTGGGCGCCGCCGGGGCGCTGGTGTCGCCCATCTTGCCCTTCCAGCCGACTAGCGGTCTTGGGCTCTCCGTGACCTCGTTCAACATCGTCATCATCGGCGGCATGGGCAGCCTCCCGGGCGCCTTTGCCGGCGGCATCCTCGTCTCGGTCGCCGAATCGATGGGCGCCGTGTTCCTCTCCCCCTCGATGAAGGAGCTGGTCAGCTTCGGGCTCCTGATCGCCATCCTGCTCTTCCGGCCGGCCGGCCTCTTCGGCAAGACCACGGCCTGA
- a CDS encoding adenine phosphoribosyltransferase — protein sequence MDVASLKAKIRDIKDFPTEGILFRDITTLLKDGPAWAAVIEHLAAKYRKGSVDVVVGVESRGFIFGGVLAREIGAGFVPVRKKGKLPAVVIEEEYELEYGRDVLAIHEDAITKGQKVLAVDDLLATGGTMAATLRLVERLGGAVVACEFLIELRFLKGRERLKGYRIESLIQYD from the coding sequence ATGGACGTGGCGTCGCTGAAGGCAAAGATCCGCGATATCAAGGACTTCCCCACCGAGGGCATTCTCTTCAGAGACATCACCACGCTGCTCAAGGACGGGCCGGCGTGGGCGGCGGTGATCGAGCATCTGGCCGCGAAGTACCGGAAGGGCTCGGTCGACGTCGTGGTCGGTGTCGAGTCGCGCGGTTTCATCTTCGGCGGGGTGCTGGCGCGAGAGATCGGGGCGGGCTTCGTGCCCGTGCGCAAGAAGGGCAAGCTCCCCGCGGTGGTGATCGAGGAAGAGTACGAGCTCGAGTACGGCCGGGATGTGCTCGCCATCCACGAGGACGCTATCACCAAGGGCCAGAAGGTCCTGGCCGTGGACGACCTCCTCGCGACGGGCGGCACGATGGCCGCGACGCTGCGCCTGGTCGAGCGGCTGGGAGGCGCCGTGGTCGCCTGCGAGTTCCTGATCGAGCTGAGATTTCTCAAGGGGCGCGAGCGGCTGAAGGGCTACCGCATCGAGTCCCTCATTCAGTACGACTAA
- a CDS encoding enoyl-CoA hydratase-related protein, producing the protein MPALVRVEKKAGCAWVTLDRPPLNLIVPELIAELRAAFEALARDEGVRAAVVTGAGRAFTAGMQVQVLRDLRPATAKALITSLHEAIHAVHDAPFPTVAMVNGPCLGAGFELAMACDLRVAAAGAQLGLPEVKVGAPSVIEAALLPALVGPGRAAEMLLTGDTIAADQALAWGLVNRVAPAEEMEAVTAALVEKILACAPPAIRLQKELMIRWRNTDLASAIRIGIDAFARNYATSAGREAALAFLEKRPAKFE; encoded by the coding sequence ATGCCCGCGCTCGTGCGCGTCGAGAAGAAGGCCGGCTGCGCGTGGGTCACGCTCGACCGCCCGCCGCTCAACCTGATCGTCCCCGAGCTCATCGCCGAGCTGCGCGCGGCATTCGAGGCTCTCGCGCGGGACGAAGGCGTGCGCGCGGCGGTCGTGACGGGCGCCGGGCGCGCGTTCACGGCCGGCATGCAGGTGCAGGTGCTCCGGGACCTACGTCCTGCCACGGCCAAGGCGCTCATCACGTCGCTGCACGAGGCGATCCACGCCGTCCACGACGCGCCCTTCCCGACCGTCGCGATGGTCAACGGCCCGTGCCTGGGCGCCGGCTTCGAGCTCGCGATGGCCTGCGACCTCCGCGTCGCCGCCGCCGGCGCCCAGCTGGGATTGCCCGAGGTGAAGGTGGGGGCGCCCTCGGTGATCGAGGCGGCGCTCCTGCCCGCGCTCGTCGGCCCCGGACGCGCGGCCGAGATGCTTCTGACGGGCGACACTATCGCCGCCGACCAGGCTCTCGCCTGGGGACTCGTCAACCGTGTGGCGCCGGCGGAGGAGATGGAAGCGGTCACGGCCGCGCTCGTCGAGAAGATCCTCGCGTGCGCGCCGCCGGCCATCAGGCTCCAGAAGGAGCTGATGATCCGCTGGCGGAACACGGACCTGGCCTCCGCCATCCGCATCGGCATCGACGCGTTCGCCCGGAACTACGCGACCAGCGCCGGGCGCGAAGCCGCGCTGGCGTTCCTCGAGAAGCGCCCGGCGAAGTTCGAGTAG
- a CDS encoding ABC transporter substrate-binding protein — translation MGEHRTGKGTDRRTFLKTAGAAAGATALVGFPAVLRAQAPTFKVGVVHPMTGPLAEPGQACRLGAQMAADAINAAGGIKSMGGMKLELLVGDTQTKPDVGRSEAERVINQGAQMLMGSFDSGSTAAMVPVTQQRRIPFLVDIAAADPITANVAKSVQEGQQKVQYVYRNFPTGSSFGRKAVQYFGEIFKEAGVSPKRVVLMYCNDLFGQNNAKGFQAAHAAAKPSWDIVDVIPWPEPPQDLSTEVSRAKAAKPDIIAPITRPASAQLLLPEIRKQRLDILGIVGPGSPGLYEAGQLAALKEDLEYVMSSLPWANFKNPRTQKVAEDYLKRSGGKTFDTNSGYSYDGMMLIADILERAKSADPDTIVEAIKKTNYAGGLMQYAGPVVFNEIGDNPNAITTMVQILNQKPVAVWPKEAALQKFVFPRPKR, via the coding sequence ATGGGTGAGCACCGGACAGGCAAAGGCACGGATCGCAGGACCTTCCTCAAGACAGCGGGAGCCGCGGCGGGCGCGACGGCGCTCGTGGGTTTTCCCGCGGTCCTGCGGGCGCAGGCGCCCACATTCAAGGTCGGCGTGGTCCATCCCATGACGGGGCCGCTTGCCGAACCGGGGCAGGCCTGCCGGCTGGGCGCCCAGATGGCCGCCGACGCCATCAACGCCGCCGGCGGGATCAAGTCGATGGGCGGGATGAAGCTCGAGCTGCTGGTCGGGGACACCCAGACGAAGCCCGACGTGGGGCGGAGCGAGGCCGAGCGCGTCATCAACCAGGGCGCGCAGATGCTGATGGGCTCCTTCGACTCCGGCAGCACGGCGGCCATGGTCCCCGTGACGCAGCAGCGGCGCATACCATTCCTGGTCGACATCGCCGCGGCCGACCCGATCACGGCGAACGTCGCGAAATCGGTGCAGGAGGGGCAGCAGAAGGTCCAGTACGTCTACCGGAACTTTCCAACCGGCTCATCCTTCGGCCGGAAGGCCGTGCAGTACTTCGGCGAGATCTTCAAGGAAGCCGGGGTGTCGCCCAAGCGGGTCGTCCTGATGTACTGCAACGATCTCTTCGGCCAGAACAACGCGAAGGGCTTCCAGGCGGCCCATGCGGCGGCGAAGCCGTCCTGGGATATCGTCGACGTGATCCCGTGGCCGGAGCCGCCCCAGGATCTCTCGACGGAGGTCTCGCGCGCCAAGGCGGCGAAGCCCGACATCATCGCGCCCATCACGCGCCCGGCCAGCGCGCAGCTGCTGCTGCCCGAGATCCGCAAGCAGCGGCTCGACATCCTGGGCATCGTCGGGCCGGGGAGCCCCGGTCTCTACGAGGCCGGCCAGCTCGCCGCCCTGAAGGAAGACCTCGAGTACGTCATGAGCAGCCTTCCGTGGGCAAACTTCAAGAACCCGCGCACCCAGAAGGTGGCGGAGGACTACCTGAAGCGGTCCGGTGGCAAGACCTTCGACACGAACTCCGGGTACTCCTACGACGGCATGATGCTGATCGCCGATATCCTCGAGCGCGCGAAGTCCGCGGATCCGGACACCATCGTGGAGGCCATCAAGAAGACGAACTACGCGGGCGGCCTGATGCAGTATGCCGGCCCGGTCGTCTTCAACGAGATCGGCGACAACCCCAACGCGATCACAACCATGGTGCAGATCCTTAACCAGAAGCCCGTCGCGGTGTGGCCCAAGGAGGCCGCGCTCCAGAAGTTCGTCTTCCCGCGTCCCAAGCGTTGA
- a CDS encoding branched-chain amino acid ABC transporter permease, whose protein sequence is MKLAALLAVAVLVALPWVVSSYVVTVLIFIFFYAYLGQAWNIVGGYAGQLSAGHAAFVGVGGYAAALLSMHAGLTPWIGMWIGGVLAAALGAVIGYLGFRFGLRGFYFVLLTVAFAEICRVVALNVDAVGGALGLYITFTGNPRQFQFQDNRGYYYVALALMLGATALVWALERHRLGSYLTAIRQDEGACEALGVDTFRCKMLAMVLSSFLTGVGGTFYAFYLFSLQPNAVFGIPLSVEIIIRPIVGGAGTVLGPIFGSFILSPLAEISRTYFSQGGWNGAHLIVYGLLLIAVVLFLPQGAYPALLRFARRRSA, encoded by the coding sequence GTGAAGCTTGCCGCGCTCCTGGCCGTGGCAGTCCTCGTCGCGCTGCCGTGGGTCGTGAGCTCCTACGTGGTCACCGTGCTGATCTTCATCTTCTTCTACGCCTACCTCGGCCAGGCCTGGAACATCGTCGGCGGTTACGCGGGGCAGCTGTCCGCGGGGCACGCGGCCTTCGTCGGCGTCGGGGGCTACGCGGCGGCCCTCCTGTCCATGCACGCGGGGCTCACGCCCTGGATCGGCATGTGGATCGGCGGGGTGCTGGCCGCGGCGCTCGGGGCGGTCATCGGCTATCTGGGCTTCCGGTTCGGCCTACGCGGCTTCTACTTCGTCCTGCTGACGGTCGCCTTCGCCGAGATCTGCCGCGTCGTGGCGCTGAACGTCGACGCCGTCGGCGGCGCGCTCGGCCTCTACATCACGTTCACGGGCAACCCGCGGCAGTTCCAGTTCCAGGACAACCGCGGCTACTACTACGTCGCCCTCGCGCTCATGCTGGGAGCGACGGCGCTCGTGTGGGCACTCGAGCGCCACCGCCTCGGCTCGTACCTCACGGCCATCCGCCAGGACGAGGGCGCCTGCGAGGCCCTGGGTGTGGACACCTTCCGCTGCAAGATGCTGGCGATGGTGCTGTCGTCCTTCCTCACGGGCGTGGGCGGGACGTTCTACGCCTTCTACCTCTTCTCGCTGCAGCCCAACGCGGTCTTCGGCATCCCGCTGTCGGTGGAGATCATCATTCGGCCCATCGTGGGCGGCGCGGGCACGGTGCTGGGCCCCATCTTCGGCTCGTTCATCCTGAGCCCGCTCGCCGAGATTTCGCGCACGTACTTCTCGCAGGGCGGCTGGAACGGCGCGCACCTGATCGTCTACGGTCTCCTGCTGATCGCCGTGGTGCTGTTCCTGCCCCAGGGCGCGTACCCGGCGCTCCTGCGCTTCGCAAGGAGGCGGTCGGCATGA